A single genomic interval of Arachis duranensis cultivar V14167 chromosome 7, aradu.V14167.gnm2.J7QH, whole genome shotgun sequence harbors:
- the LOC107458902 gene encoding serine/threonine-protein kinase RHS3-like, giving the protein MPDSPGRKHNLGELLKSDPGGHSSENSRNNSPTHPIIRVNQAAKDGSATNNSTTEAAHMEEVSKNNAKSKSRPQRLASITKNVAEPGTQRHSPRAKTNSIYDVAVTSPGRPPATSSRGVYQGASSNSSSRSNSLESTSTPLRPHTGGDCRWEAINLATKAGPLNLSNFRLLKRIGYGDIGSVYLAELKGSKTYFAMKVMDKAALISRNKLLRAQTEREILGLLDHPFLPTLYSYFETDKLYCLVMEFCSGGDLHSLRQKQPNKCFTEEAARFYASEVLLALEYLHMLGIVYRDLKPENLLVRDEGHIMLSDFDLSLRCSVNPTLVKSSSAHANNGSSSGDSGSTVGDEQASQSSATSTFFPRILPSKKNRKAKSDFGLLVGGNRLPELMAEPTNVRSMSFVGTHEYLAPEIIKGEGHGSAVDWWTFGIFLYELLHGTTPFKGQGYKATLYNVVGQPLRFPENPQVSQVARDLIKGLLVKEPQNRIAYKRGATEIKQHPFFEGVNWALVRSAVPPHIPDPIDFSKYASKDTPPPAPAPASEKKVADNVASNKKNNSATDSSYVDFEYF; this is encoded by the exons ATGCCTGACTCACCTGGG AGGAAGCATAACTTAGGAGAGCTTCTTAAGTCAGATCCTGGTGGTCATAGTTCTGAAAATTCAAGAAACAATTCACCAACTCATCCTATTATAAGGGTGAATCAAGCAGCAAAAGATGGCAGTGCAACCAACAATTCAACAACCGAAGCTGCACATATGGAAGAGGTTTCTAAAAACAATGCGAAAAGTAAATCTAGACCTCAAAGATTAGcatcaataacaaaaaatgtTGCTGAACCCGGCACTCAACGCCATAGTCCACGCGCCAAGACAAACTCAATTTATGATGTTGCAGTTACCTCACCAGGGCGGCCGCCTGCGACTTCTTCGAGGGGAGTGTACCAAGGTGCATCGAGCAACTCTAGCTCGCGCAGCAATAGTTTAGAGAGCACCAGCACACCCCTCAGACCACATACCGGTGGCGATTGTAGATGGGAAGCAATTAACTTGGCTACCAAGGCAGGCCCTCTAAATCTTAGCAATTTCAGGCTTCTCAAGcgtattggttatggagatatCGGAAGCGTATATCTCGCGGAACTTAAAGGAAGTAAGACCTACTTTGCCATGAAAGTAATGGACAAGGCTGCACTTATTAGCAGAAACAAGCTTCTGAGAGCACAGACAGAGAGAGAGATTCTTGGACTTCTAGATCACCCCTTCTTGCCCACATTATATTCTTATTTCGAAACAGATAAATTATACTGTTTGGTCATGGAGTTCTGTAGTGGAGGTGATCTCCATTCTCTTAGACAGAAGCAACCTAACAAGTGTTTCACTGAAGAGGCTGCAAG GTTTTATGCTTCAGAGGTTCTGTTAGCTCTTGAGTATCTGCACATGCTTGGCATTGTATATAGAGATTTAAAGCCAGAAAATCTTTTAGTCAGAGATGAAGGCCATATCATGCTCTCGGATTTCGACTTATCACTTCGCTGTTCGGTCAATCCTACACTTGTCAAGTCTTCATCTGCGCACGCAAACAATGGTAGTAGTAGCGGCGACTCTGGCAGCACAGTAGGTGATGAACAAGCATCACAAAGTAGTGCAACATCAACCTTCTTCCCACGCATTTTGCCTTCAAAGAAGAACAGGAAGGCAAAATCAGATTTCGGCCTATTGGTCGGTGGAAACCGCCTGCCTGAACTGATGGCAGAGCCGACCAATGTGCGCTCGATGTCATTTGTAGGGACCCATGAATATCTAGCACCTGAGATTATCAAAGGAGAAGGTCATGGTAGTGCAGTAGATTGGTGGACTTTTGGGATATTCTTGTATGAGCTGTTGCATGGAACAACCCCTTTTAAAGGCCAAGGATATAAGGCCACACTTTACAATGTTGTTGGCCAGCCATTGAGGTTCCCGGAAAATCCACAGGTTAGTCAGGTGGCTCGAGACCTTATAAAAGGATTGTTGGTGAAGGAACCTCAGAACAGAATTGCATATAAAAGGGGTGCCACAGAGATAAAGCAGCACCCATTTTTTGAGGGAGTGAACTGGGCTCTAGTTAGAAGTGCCGTGCCTCCTCATATACCAGACCCTATTGACTTCTCAAAGTATGCTAGCAAAGACACACCACCACCAGCACCGGCACCGGCATCTGAGAAGAAGGTGGCAGATAATGTTGCTAGTAATAAAAAGAACAACAGTGCTACTGATTCTTCCTATGTAGATTTTGAGTATTTTTAG
- the LOC107458905 gene encoding isocitrate dehydrogenase [NADP], whose amino-acid sequence MAFQKIRVDNPIVEMDGDEMTRVIWKLIKDKLIFPYLELDIKYFDLGLPHRDATNDRVTIESAEATLKYNVAIKCATITPDEARVKEFNLKQMWRSPNGTIRNILNGTVFREPIICKNIPHLVSGWTKPICIGRHAFGDQYRATDIVIKGPGKLKLMFVPNGHGEHKDLEVYNFTGAGGVALSMYNTDESIRAFAEASMNIAHQKKWPLYLSTKNTILKKYDGRFKDIFQEVFDTQWRHKFKEAGIWYEHRLIDDMVAYALKSDGGYVWACKNYDGDVQSDFLAQGFGSLGLMTSVLVCPDGKTIEAEAAHGTVTRHYRVHQKGGETSTNSIASIFAWSQGLAHRAKLDGNARLLDFTEKLEAACIGTVELGKMTKDLALLVHGPKVTRSHYLNTEEFIDAVAEELKTRLSIQAKL is encoded by the exons ATGGCGTTTCAGAAGATAAGGGTTGACAACCCCATCGTTGAAATGGACG GAGATGAAATGACTCGAGTAATTTGGAAACTGATAAAAGATAAG CTTATTTTCCCTTATTTGGAGCTCGATATTAAGTATTTTGACCTAGGACTTCCTCATCGGGATGCCACTAATGACAGAGTTACCATCGAAAGTGCTGAAGCTACACTCAA GTATAATGTAGCAATCAAATGTGCAACTATAACTCCTG acGAAGCTCGTGTCAAGGAGTTCAACTTAAAGCAAATGTGGAGAAGTCCAAATGGAACAATCCGAAACATTTTAAATG GTACGGTTTTTAGAGAGCCAATCATCTGTAAAAACATTCCGCATCTTGTTTCAG GCTGGACAAAGCCAATATGCATTGGAAGGCATGCTTTTGGAGACCAATATCGGGCAACTGATATTGTTATAAAGGGCCCAGGAAAGCTGAAACTGATGTTCG TACCCAATGGACATGGAGAACATAAAGATTTAGAAGTCTATAATTTTACTGGTGCTGGAGGCGTAGCTTTGTCAATGTATAATACTGATGAG tCCATCCGAGCTTTTGCTGAGGCATCGATGAACATTGCTCACCAGAAAAAATGGCCACTCTATCTTAGCACTAAAAAtaccattttaaaaaaatatgatggaAG ATTCAAGGACATTTTTCAGGAAGTTTTTGACACTCAATGGAGGCACAAGTTCAAAGAGGCTGGGATATG GTATGAACATCGTCTCATAGATGATATGGTTGCCTATGCTCTTAAAAGTGATGGAGGGTATGTATGGGCCTGCAAGAATTATGATGGGGATGTGCAGAGTGATTTCTTGGCTCAAG GATTTGGTTCTCTTGGCTTGATGACATCAGTGCTG GTTTGCCCAGATGGGAAAACCATTGAAGCTGAGGCAGCACATGGCACTGTTACCCGTCATTACCGGGTTCATCAGAAGGGAGGTGAAACCAGCACAAACAGTATAGCATCAATTTTTGCCTGGTCTCAAGGTCTTGCGCATAG GGCAAAGTTGGATGGAAATGCTAGATTGTTGGACTTCACAGAGAAACTGGAAGCAGCTTGCATTGGAACAGTGGAATTGGGAAAGATGACAAAGGATCTTGCACTTCTTGTCCATGGGCCTAA GGTTACTAGGTCTCACTATCTAAATACTGAAGAGTTCATTGATGCAGTAGCTGAGGAGCTGAAAACTAGATTATCTATCCAGGCAAAGCTATAA
- the LOC107458901 gene encoding mediator of RNA polymerase II transcription subunit 22a — MNKGGPVGGGGLGVGGSGPTAAAAAAAAQKQKTLLQRVEGDIANIVDNFSHLVNVARVNDPPVRNSQESFMMEMRAARMVQAADSLLKLVSELKQTAIFSGFASLNDHVEQRRVEFNELGEKTDRLLSRIGEEAAASLKELETHYSSSAQKNI; from the exons ATGAATAAAGGAGGTCCAGTAGGTGGAGGAGGGTTGGGGGTTGGTGGAAGCGGGCCTACTGCAGCGGCTGCTGCAGCTGCTGCTCAGAAGCAGAAGACATTGCTGCAGAGGGTGGAAGGTGACATTGCCAATATTGTGGACAATTTCAGCCACCTTGTCAATGTTGCCAGG GTTAATGATCCACCTGTTAGAAATTCACAAGAATCTTTTATGATGGAGATGCGTGCTGCTAGGATG GTTCAGGCAGCTGATTCGTTACTTAAGTTGGTCTCGGAGCTGAAGCAAACAGCTATCTTTTCAGGGTTTGCTTCTCTTAATGACCATGTAGAACAAAGAAGGGTTGAATTTAACGAACTCGGGGAGAAAACTGATCGTTTATTGTCTAGAATTGGAGAGGAAGCTGCTGCAAGTCTTAAGGAACTTGAAactcattattcttcttctgcGCAGAAGAATATTTGA